The nucleotide window CGGCGGGGCGTGGGCGCGACGCGAGTCGCGATCTCGGATGGCTCATCGCGACTGGCGTCGCTCCCGCAGGAGATGGAAGCGGGGAGTGTTCCACGGTACGACTTTTCCACACCTGCTGTGGAATGACATTGGGGAAACCGTGTGGATAACCGCGTCCGCGCCTTGCGGCGCAAGCCTGTCAAGATGGATGGCGAATTTTTGACCAGGCCGTGACGGTCCCGTGTCCGGGTTGTCCACACCCGGTGTGGATGGTTCGTCGACCAACATGTGGATAAGCCTCGGCGCGCTTTGCGGCACAAGGCTGTCAAGGTGTGTGGCGAATTTTTGACCGCGCCCCCTTGGCCTGCGGTCGCCGGCGACTCCGCACGCGTCGCAACGCGCGAACAATGCAGCCGTGGAACCTCAGCCCTCGATATGCCGCGCCGGGTCGGCCAGCTCGAGTTCCCTCAGCACCACGCCGGCCTGCGTGCGGTTGCGCACGCCCAGGCGGTCGAAGATGGCGGACAGGTGCGCCTTGACGGTGCGCTCCTGCACGTCCAGGCGGTCGGCGATCTGCTTGTTCAGCAGGCCCTGCGCCACCAGCGTCAGCACGCGGAACTGTTGCGGGGACAGGCTGGCCAGGCGGCCCGCCAGTTCGGTGTCGTGTTCGGACGACTGCGCGCGCGCCACCGCGCCACGCAGCGAGGCCGGCAGCCACTGCTCGCAGGCCAGCACGCTGCGGATGGCGTCGCGCAGTTCGTCCAGGCCGGAACTCTTGGGCAGATAGCCCGCGGCGCCATGGTCCAGCGCACGCCGCACCACGCGCGGATCGTCGTTGGCCGACACCACCACCACCGCGACCGCAGGGAACTGCGCGCGGATCGCCGCCAGCCCGGCCAGGCCGTGATTGCCGGGCATGTGCAGGTCCAGCAACACCAGGTCGATGTCGTCGTGCGCTTCCAGCGTGGCAATCACCCCGTCCAGCGATTCGGCCTCGCGCACCGTCAACTGGGCCACGGCATCGGCGGCCGCGCCGCGCAGGGCGGCCCGGAACAGCGGATGGTCGTCGGCGATCAGGAGGCTGGGCATGGGCGAGGAACGAGTTGGGAGGAACGAGGAACGAGCGACGGAACGCGCGACGTGCCGGGACGATGTACCGAGTTGCGCCAGCAGGCTCCCACTCGTTTCTCGTTCCTCAACCCCCGTTTCTGGCTTCCTGCTTCACTGTACCGTCCACCCGCCATCCACCACGATCGTCTGCCCGGTGATGTTGCGCGCGGCAGGCGAGGTGAGGAAGGCGGTGATGCCGGCCAGTTCGTCCAGGCCGATGAAAACGCCCTTCGGCATGGGCTTCAGCATCACCTGGCTGACCACGTCGGCCTCGGAAATGCCGCGGGTACGCGCCTGGTCGGCGATCTGCTTGTCCACCAGCGGCGTCTTCACGTAGCTGGGGCAGACGGTGTTGATGGTGATGTCGGTGTCGGCGGTTTCCAGCGCCAGCACCTTGGAGAAGCCGACCAGCCCGTGCTTGGCCGCCACGTAGGCGCTCTTGTAGGGGCTGGCCACCAGCGCGTGGATGCTGCCGATGTTGACGATGCGGCCGAACCCGCGTTCGCGCATGCCGGGCAGCACGGCGCGGGTCAGCCGCGCCACGCCCACCAGCATCACCTGCACCAGGAAATCCCACTTCTCGATGGGGAACTCCTCCAGCGGCGACACATGCTGCAGGCCGGCATTGTTGACCAGCACGTCGATGGGGCGCGAGATCGTGGCCAGCGCGGCATCGATGCTGTCCTGCGAGGTGACGTCCAGTGCCACCGCCTCGGCGGAACCGCCCGCGGTGCGGATCTGCGCGGCGACGGCTTCGGCGGCCTCCAGGTTGAGGTCGCTGACGATGACGTGGCGGCCGGCCTCGGCCAGCTGGGAGGCGATGCCGGCACCGATGCCGCTGGCCGCGCCGGTGATGAGGAGGGTGTGGGTCTTCTGCATGGGGGCTCCTGCGTGCTGCGGCTAGGGTAGCAGGCAGGCGTCCGCCGTTCGTGGTACCAAAGTACGATGACGGGACTTCCGTGGCGCGGTAGTTTCGTGGCATTGACCGGAACCATGGATGCACTCCAGGCATGAACGCGACGATGCGACTTTCCTGTGGCGTATGGCTGGCGGCGATGCTCGCCGGCTGCACCAGCGCCCCCTCCAGGCCCGAGGCCGTGACCCACATGATCCAGCCCCAGCGCGTCACCGAGCACCGCGGCGATGACGACCTGCTGACCGCGGGGCTGGGCCTGGACGGCCTGCGCGCGATGGCGGCCCCCGCGTTCGCCGATCCCGCCCATCCCACGGCCGCCGAGCTGCGCCGCCGGGCGATCTGGGGGAACTGGCGCGGCATCGCCGACCTGTCGCCGAGCGGCGGCTATGGCCAGGCCTACGGCAGCGTGGCCCGGGTGCCGGGGCGCGAATACTCGGCACTGGCGAAAGTGCCGGGGGCGGCGCAACCGCACCGCGTGCTGGTGCAGGTACCCGACAACTTCGACACGGGCAAGCGCTGCATCGTCGTCACCGCCTCGTCGGGTTCGCGCGGCATCTATGGCGCCATCGCGGTGGCCGCGCCGTGGGGCCTGCCGAAGGGCTGCGCCGTCGCCTACACCGACAAGGGCGCGGGCACGGATTACTTCGACCTCGACGAACAGCGGGGTGCGCGCGAGGACGGCACGCCCGGGGCACTGGGCACCGACACGCTCGCGTTCGCGCCCGACGCGCCGGTCGGCGCCAGCGGCGTGGCGGTCAAGCACGCGCATTCCAAGGACAATCCGGAAGCGGACTGGGGCCGGCACGTGAAGCAGGCCGCCGAGTTCGCGCTGGCGGCGCTGGACCAGGCATTCCCGCAGGCGGCGCCGTTCCGCTTCGACAATACGCGCGTCATCGCGGTCGGCATTTCCAATGGCGGTGGCGCGGTCCTGCGCGCCAGCGAGGAGGAGGGCGGCTGGCTGGACGCCGTCGTCGCCGGTGAGCCCAACATCTACGCCGCCGATGCGCCCGGCGCGCGTTCGCTGTACGACTACACCACCGAAGCCGCGCTGCTGATGCCCTGCGCATTGCTGGACCTGCCGGCGGAATCGCTGCCGCAGCCGCCGCTGCGCGCGCAGGTGGAACCGCTGTGGGTCGCGCGCTGCGCCACGCTCAAGGCCGCCGGTCTGGTCACCGGTGGCGACGCGAAGGCGCAGGCGGCCTCGGCCCGTGCGCAGCTGAAGGCGAACGGCTGGACCGACCAGGCGCTGGTGGCCGGCGCGCTGAGCGTGGGCTTCGACCTGTGGCGCGCGGTGGCCGTCACCTACGCCTCGGCCTATGGCCGCTACGGCGCGGGCGAGCATCCGTGCGGGTACGCGTTCTCCGCGCAGAATCCGGACTTCAGCGCACGCGCGGCGAGCGCCGCGGAACGCGCAGCGTGGTGGTCCGACGGCAGCGGCATTCCCCCGGGCGCGGGCGTGGGCATCGTCGACACGCGGCTGGCACCGCCGGACTTCACCCTGCCGGGCCTGCAATGCCTGCGTGCGCTGCAGGCCGGCGAGAGCGACGATGCGCGCCGCGTGCAGGCCGGTATCGCGCAGACCTCGGCGCGCTTTCCGCGTACGCGCCGTCCGGTGGTGGTGATCCACGGCCTGGACGACGGGCTGGTGCCGCCGGCGTTCTCCAGTGCGCCGTACGTGGAGGCCGCGCGCGCCGCCAATCCGGACGTGCGCTACTGGCAGGTGCGGCATGCGCAGCACTTCGACGGCTTCCTTGCGCTGCCGGCCTACGGGGCGCGCTATGTGCCCCTGCTGCCCTACGTGTATGCCGCGCTGGACCAGGTCGACGCCACGCTGGATGGCAGCAGGGAGCTGCCGGCGAATGCGCTGATCAACGCCAATCCGCGCGGCACGGGCAGCGTGGAAGCCAGCCAGTTCGCGATTCCGCGGTAAATCTGGTGGTGTGGGGGCGAGCCGGGCCCCCCGCGACGGATTCACCCGGTTCGGCTTACCCTGTAGGCCGTTCCCGGCCGACCGGCGCCCCCATGTCCCGACACTTCTCCATGATCCGCGACTTCCAGCTGGCCGACTGGTTCACGCTGGGCAACGCCTTCTGCGGCACCGGGGCCATTTTCGCGGCGATGCGCTTCCTGCAGGAGGGCATCCTGCGCGACCTGATGATCGGCATGGCGCTGATCCCGCTGGCCTTCATCTTCGACGCCCTGGATGGCCGGGTGGCGCGGTGGCGCAAGCAGGCCTCGGTACTGGGACGCGAACTGGATTCCCTGGCCGATGTGATCTCCTTCGGCGTCGCCCCGGCCGCACTGGCCTATGCCTGCGGCATGCAGGGCGGCTGGGACTGGCTGGTGCTGTCGTACTTCGTGGCCTGCGGCGTCAGCCGGCTGGCGCGCTACAACGTCACCGCCGAGACGCTGGCCGAGGGCGGCGACAAGGTGAAGTTCTTCGAGGGCACGCCCATTCCCACCAGCCTGGTGCTGGTCATCGTGCTGGCCGTGGCGGCCTACCTGGGCCACGTCGGCCCACAGCTGTGGCTGGGTTCGCTGAA belongs to Pseudoxanthomonas sp. F37 and includes:
- a CDS encoding response regulator transcription factor codes for the protein MPSLLIADDHPLFRAALRGAAADAVAQLTVREAESLDGVIATLEAHDDIDLVLLDLHMPGNHGLAGLAAIRAQFPAVAVVVVSANDDPRVVRRALDHGAAGYLPKSSGLDELRDAIRSVLACEQWLPASLRGAVARAQSSEHDTELAGRLASLSPQQFRVLTLVAQGLLNKQIADRLDVQERTVKAHLSAIFDRLGVRNRTQAGVVLRELELADPARHIEG
- a CDS encoding 3-hydroxybutyrate dehydrogenase — encoded protein: MQKTHTLLITGAASGIGAGIASQLAEAGRHVIVSDLNLEAAEAVAAQIRTAGGSAEAVALDVTSQDSIDAALATISRPIDVLVNNAGLQHVSPLEEFPIEKWDFLVQVMLVGVARLTRAVLPGMRERGFGRIVNIGSIHALVASPYKSAYVAAKHGLVGFSKVLALETADTDITINTVCPSYVKTPLVDKQIADQARTRGISEADVVSQVMLKPMPKGVFIGLDELAGITAFLTSPAARNITGQTIVVDGGWTVQ
- a CDS encoding D-(-)-3-hydroxybutyrate oligomer hydrolase, whose protein sequence is MRLSCGVWLAAMLAGCTSAPSRPEAVTHMIQPQRVTEHRGDDDLLTAGLGLDGLRAMAAPAFADPAHPTAAELRRRAIWGNWRGIADLSPSGGYGQAYGSVARVPGREYSALAKVPGAAQPHRVLVQVPDNFDTGKRCIVVTASSGSRGIYGAIAVAAPWGLPKGCAVAYTDKGAGTDYFDLDEQRGAREDGTPGALGTDTLAFAPDAPVGASGVAVKHAHSKDNPEADWGRHVKQAAEFALAALDQAFPQAAPFRFDNTRVIAVGISNGGGAVLRASEEEGGWLDAVVAGEPNIYAADAPGARSLYDYTTEAALLMPCALLDLPAESLPQPPLRAQVEPLWVARCATLKAAGLVTGGDAKAQAASARAQLKANGWTDQALVAGALSVGFDLWRAVAVTYASAYGRYGAGEHPCGYAFSAQNPDFSARAASAAERAAWWSDGSGIPPGAGVGIVDTRLAPPDFTLPGLQCLRALQAGESDDARRVQAGIAQTSARFPRTRRPVVVIHGLDDGLVPPAFSSAPYVEAARAANPDVRYWQVRHAQHFDGFLALPAYGARYVPLLPYVYAALDQVDATLDGSRELPANALINANPRGTGSVEASQFAIPR
- a CDS encoding CDP-alcohol phosphatidyltransferase family protein — translated: MSRHFSMIRDFQLADWFTLGNAFCGTGAIFAAMRFLQEGILRDLMIGMALIPLAFIFDALDGRVARWRKQASVLGRELDSLADVISFGVAPAALAYACGMQGGWDWLVLSYFVACGVSRLARYNVTAETLAEGGDKVKFFEGTPIPTSLVLVIVLAVAAYLGHVGPQLWLGSLKLGPWLLHPLVLLYAVSGTLMISKTLRIPKP